The following are encoded together in the Gouania willdenowi chromosome 14, fGouWil2.1, whole genome shotgun sequence genome:
- the ccdc169 gene encoding coiled-coil domain-containing protein 169, with translation MAKESEYNKYDLTRLQAELEQQRELREMLEESVYELQNTMSELQKRLSSVDGEGNEWKTRYETQVDVNDQLERQISLIHQRLEDIKGNPMDRLAAIRSYDDMPVETLKQHLKLLSEEKSDLQNQLRDCHIQIEQEGKAFHKTNDERRAYLSEIGKFSSSHDAQRRHYLTHSQRTLGSKPMRKQSSKKQEADSKKGKDEKAERGRERGKAGGGDGGPSQRKEKKTYDGGSRLPNLKHHPRPIS, from the exons ATGGCTAAAGAAAGTGAGTACAATAAATACGATTTAACACGACTTCAGGCAGAACTAGAGCAGCAGAGGGAGTTGAG AGAAATGCTTGAAGAATCCGTGTATGAACTGCAGAATACAATGAGTGAACTGCAAAAACGACTAAGCAGTGTCGATGGAGAAG GTAATGAGTGGAAAACAAGATATGAGACCCAGGTTGATGTCAATGATCAGCTAGAAAGGCAGATTTCACTCATTCATCAGAGGCTGGAGGACATAAAGGGAAATCCCATGG ACCGACTGGCTGCTATTCGATCCTATGATGACATGCCAGTG gaaaCACTGAAACAACATCTGAAGCTCTTGTCGGAAGAGAAGTCGGACCTCCAAAATCAGCTGAGGGACTGTCATATCCAGATTGAACAAGAGGGAAAA GCTTTCCACAAAACCAACGATGAGAGGCGAGCGTACCTTTCTGAAATTGGCAAG TTTTCCTCCTCGCATGACGCTCAGAGACGACATTACTTGACTCATTCCCAAAGGACTCTGGGAAGCAAACCGATGAG AAAACAGTCCAGCAAGAAACAGGAGGCCGACTCCAAGAAAGGCAAAGATGAAAAAGCAGAAAGAGGACGGGAGCGTGGgaaagcaggaggaggagatggaggaCCAAGTcagagaaaagagaagaagacATATGATGGAGGGAGTCGGTTACCAAACCTGAAGCATCACCCCAGGCCCATATCTTAA